ACGCCATCGAGAACGGCTTCCGCATGTATGTACAGCAGCAGGGCGGCAAGCTGGGCGGGCGCGAGATCGAGTACTTCAAGGTCGACGACGAATCCGATCCGGCCAAGGCGCCGGAGAATGCCACCAAGCTGGTCAAGCGCGACCAGGTCGACGTGGTGGTCGGCACGGTGCATTCCGGCGTGCAGATGGGCATCGTCAAGGTGGCCAAGGAAAACAACACGCTGCTGATCATTCCCAACGCCGGCGTCGACGAGGCCACCGGGCCGCTGTGCGGGCCCAACATCTTCCGCACCTCGTTCTCGAACTGGCAGCCGGGCTATGCCATGGGCCAGGTGCTGGGCGAGCGCGGCCTGAAGAAGGTGGTGACGCTGACCTGGAAATACGCCGCCGGCGAGCAGTCGGTCAAGGGCTTCAAGGAAGCGTTCGAGGCCAAGGGCGGCAAGGTGGTGAAGGAGCTGAGCCTGCCGTTCCCCAATGTCGAATTCCAGGCGCTGATCACGGAAGTGGCATCGCTCAAGCCCGACGCCGTGTTCGTATTCTTTGCCGGCGGTGGTGCGGTCAAGTTCGTCAAGGACTGGGCCGCGGCCGGGCTGAAGGACAAGATCCCGCTGTACGGCTCGGGCTTCCTGACCGACGGCACGCTCGAGGCGCAGGGCAACGCCGCGCAGGGGCTGGAAACCACGCTGCATTACGCCGATGGCCTGACCAATGCGCGCGACAAGAATTTCCGCCTGGACTACGCCAAGACCTACAAGCTGCAGCCCGACGTGTACGCGGTGCAGGGCTACGATGCCGCGCAGCTGCTGGCGGCCGGCGCCACCGCGGTGAAGGGCGACATGACGCGCAAGGCCGACCTGTACAAGGCCATGGGCGGCGCCAGGATCGACAGCCCGCGCGGCACCTTCACGCTGTCCAAGGCGCACAACCCGGTGCAGGACTTCTACCTGCGCAAGGTCGACGGGCGCGAGAACAAGGTCAGCTCCGTGGCGGTGAAGGCGCTGGCCGATCCGGCGCGTGGGTGCCGGCTGTAGGCGCTTAACACCCGCGTGTTTTCTCCCCTCTCCCGCCTGCGGGAGAGGGGCCGGGGGTGAGGGCAGGCGCATCAAAGGCTGAGCGCGCGGATTGATAGAACCATTGGCCCCGCTTGACGTTTTTCCTAGCCAAACCACCCCTCACCCCGACACTCTCCCCATGCGGGGAGAGGGAGAACACCTTGCTGAGGCAAGTTCGGGCGGCTTGGGTGCACCCAAAACCGTCATCCTGTCGTAGTTTGCAGAAGTGCCCCGCATGGACATCGTCTCCTTCCTCATCCAGTGCCTGAACAGCGTCCAGTACGGCCTGCTGCTGTTCCTGGTCGCCAGCGGCCTGACGCTGATCTTCGGCATCATGGGCGTGATCAACCTGGCGCACGGCAGCTTCTACATGCTGGGCGCCTACCTGGCCTTCACGCTGGCCGGACTGACCGGCAACCTGTTCATCGCCATTCCGCTGGGCATCGTGCTGGCGGTGGCGTTCGGCTATGTGCTGGAGTGGGCCTTCTTCAGCTACCTGTACGAGCGCGACCACCTGCAGCAGGTGCTGATGACCTATGGCCTGATCCTGGTGTTCGAGGAACTGCGCAGCATCCTGGTCGGCGACGACGTGCACGGCGTGCAGGTGCCGGCGCTGCTCGACGGCGCGCTGCCGATCGGCAACGACATGACGTATCCGGTGTACCGCCTGTTCATCTCCGCCGTCTGCCTGGTGGTGGCGCTGGCGATGTACTACGTGATCCGCCGCACGCGGCTGGGCATGATGATCCGCGCCGG
This Cupriavidus nantongensis DNA region includes the following protein-coding sequences:
- a CDS encoding ABC transporter substrate-binding protein, which translates into the protein MRRFPSRRLAPACLAVATVFAMAGASAQTAAPAAPAAGAPAGGKIKVGFMLPYTGTYAALGNAIENGFRMYVQQQGGKLGGREIEYFKVDDESDPAKAPENATKLVKRDQVDVVVGTVHSGVQMGIVKVAKENNTLLIIPNAGVDEATGPLCGPNIFRTSFSNWQPGYAMGQVLGERGLKKVVTLTWKYAAGEQSVKGFKEAFEAKGGKVVKELSLPFPNVEFQALITEVASLKPDAVFVFFAGGGAVKFVKDWAAAGLKDKIPLYGSGFLTDGTLEAQGNAAQGLETTLHYADGLTNARDKNFRLDYAKTYKLQPDVYAVQGYDAAQLLAAGATAVKGDMTRKADLYKAMGGARIDSPRGTFTLSKAHNPVQDFYLRKVDGRENKVSSVAVKALADPARGCRL
- a CDS encoding branched-chain amino acid ABC transporter permease; the protein is MDIVSFLIQCLNSVQYGLLLFLVASGLTLIFGIMGVINLAHGSFYMLGAYLAFTLAGLTGNLFIAIPLGIVLAVAFGYVLEWAFFSYLYERDHLQQVLMTYGLILVFEELRSILVGDDVHGVQVPALLDGALPIGNDMTYPVYRLFISAVCLVVALAMYYVIRRTRLGMMIRAGATNREMVQSLGINITVLYRFVFALGVALAVLAGMIAAPVSSVYPGMGAQVLIVCFVVVVIGGIGSVKGALVASLLLGFVDTFGKVFWQEAAGVLIYLLMAVILLWKPQGLFKAG